A stretch of the Capricornis sumatraensis isolate serow.1 chromosome 21, serow.2, whole genome shotgun sequence genome encodes the following:
- the LOC138097702 gene encoding large ribosomal subunit protein P1-like, whose translation MASVSELTCLCSALILHGWFAQALASVNTGSLICRVGAAGPAPPSRWWSLSRSPAPSTTAVPAEEKNTEVKKEESQESDDDMGFGLFD comes from the exons ATGGCCTCTGTCTCGGAGCTCACCTGCCTCTGTTCAGCCCTCATTCTACACG GTTGGTTTGCACAGGCTCTGGCCAGTGTCAACACTGGGAGCCTCATCTGCCGTGTGGGGGCTGCTGGACCTGCTCCCCCCAGCCGCTGGTGGTCTCTCAGCAGGAGTCCGGCCCCCTCCACCACTGCTGTCCCAGCTGAGGAGAAGAACACAGAAGTAAAGAAAGAAGAATCTCAAGAGTCTGATGATGACATGGGCTTCGGTCTTTTTGACTAA